In Puntigrus tetrazona isolate hp1 chromosome 7, ASM1883169v1, whole genome shotgun sequence, the following are encoded in one genomic region:
- the nae1 gene encoding NEDD8-activating enzyme E1 regulatory subunit — MTDHKTSKEQKYDRQLRLWGDHGQEALENAHVCLINATATGTEILKNLVLPGIGAFTIVDGHKVSGEDVGNNFFLTSCSIGKNRAQASTELLQELNSDVSGNFVEESPDKLLDNDHEFFHRFSLVIAVQLPESTCLRLGSVLWEAGVPFLVCRTYGLIGYMRLVVKEHTVVESHPDNALEDLRLDQPFTELKHHIKSYDLDSMEKKDHSHTPWIIVVAKYLEKWYSEHNSQLPKNYKEKEAFRQLIREGILTNENGAPEDEENFEEAIKNVNTALNPTKVPSSTEDIFNTEQCENITSQSQSFWVMAQGVRDFVRNEGNGKLPVRGTIPDMIADSDKFIKLQNVYRDKAMKDAAAVSKHVEALLQSVGKPPESISEQDIKLFCKNAAFLRVVRCRSLADEYSMDTFNKDEITSCMDSTDSEMVLYLMLRSVNRFYQQHSRYPGVYNYQVEEDINKLKLCVNSLLQEYSLNVNVKDDYIHEFCRYGAAEPHTVAAFLGGSAAQEAIKIITHQFVPFNNTFLYNAMSQTSATFQL, encoded by the exons ATGACAGACCATAAAACGAGCAAAGAGCAGAAGTACGACCGGCAGCTCAG GTTGTGGGGAGATCATGGACAGGAAGCGCTTGAAAATGCTCACGTGTGTCTCATCAACGCTACCGCAACCGGCACTGAGATCCTCAAAAACCTTGTGCTGCCAG GAATCGGAGCGTTTACCATAGTTGATGGCCACAAAGTGTCAGGAGAGGATGTTGGAAACAA CTTTTTTCTCACCAGCTGCAGTATTGGAAAG AACAGGGCTCAGGCTTCTACTGAACTGCTGCAGGAGCTCAATAGCGACGTGTCTGGAAACTTTGTAGAAGAG aGTCCTGATAAGCTTTTGGACAACGACCATGAGTTTTTTCACAGATTTAGTCTGGTAATTGCCGTCCAGCTTCCAGAAAG CACATGTTTGAGGCTGGGCAGTGTGTTATGGGAGGCTGGTGTGCCGTTCCTTGTATGTCGAACATACGGACTCATCGGTTACATGAGGCTGGTTGTGAAAGAGCACACGG TGGTCGAATCTCATCCAGATAATGCGTTAGAAGACCTGAGACTAGACCAGCCTTTCACCGAGCTCAAACACCACATAAAGTCGTACGACCTGGACAGCATGGAGAAGAAG GATCACAGTCATACGCCATGGATAATTGTTGTTGCCAAATACTTGGAAAAGTGGTATAGTGAG CACAACTCTCAGTTACCGAAGAATTATAAGGAAAAGGAAGCTTTCAGACAACTCATCAGAGAAG GAATCCTTACGAATGAGAACGGAGCGCCCGAGGACGAAGAGAACTTTGAGGAGGCCATCAAGAATGTGAACACGGCCCTGAACCCCACCAAG GTCCCCAGTTCGACGGAGGACATTTTTAATACCGAGCAGTGTGAAAATATTACCTCGCAG AGCCAGTCCTTCTGGGTGATGGCACAAGGAGTGCGGGACTTTGTTCGAAACGAGGGGAACGGAAAGCTACCCGTGCGAGGAACCATCCCAGACATGATTGCCGATTCGGACAAATTCATCAAGTTACAAAACGT CTACAGAGACAAAGCCATGAAAGACGCAGCAGCTGTGTCCAAACACGTTGAAGCACTTTTACAATCGGTTGGAAAG CCTCCAGAGAGCATCTCTGAACAGGATATCAAACTTTTCT GTAAAAACGCAGCTTTCCTCAGAGTGGTGCGCTGCAGGTCTCTGGCAGACGAATACAGTATGGACACTTTCAATAAAGATGAAATCA CGTCCTGTATGGACAGCACAGACAGCGAGATGGTTCTGTACCTCATGCTCCGCTCCGTCAATCGCTTCTATCAGCAACACTCCCGATACCCAG GTGTCTACAATTACCAGGTGGAAGAAGACATTAACAAACTCAAGCTGTGTGTAAACAGTCTTCTACAGGAGTACAGCCTGAACGTCAACGTGAAAGACGACTACATCCATGAGTT CTGCCGTTATGGAGCTGCTGAGCCACACACAGTCGCCGCTTTTCTGGGAG GATCAGCAGCTCAAGAAGCCATCAAAATCATCACACACCAGTTTGTACCTTTCAACAACACGTTCCTCTATAACGCCATGTCACAGACCTCTGCTACTTTTCAGCTTTAG